Proteins encoded together in one Microbacterium oxydans window:
- the cydC gene encoding thiol reductant ABC exporter subunit CydC yields MTLRPAQVIGETRRQRIREVLRLAQPPIGRFLPGLIWGVLSAGAAVSLLAVSGWLIVSASIVDSLVPLSIAVVGVRFFAVTRAVTRYLERLSGHDAALRQLASTRADMVRRLTPLSPAGLGATDRGKVLAALVDDVENLQNLPLRVVQPLGVAALVAVGAVGFIAFVSPPAALTLAVCLIVAVAAAIGLGWVFGSRAEALVSARRADLSAALVDYFGSLDVLLAYGAEEQARARIAAADAELRRVVSRASLAQAVAAGVVSAVAGAASVWALAAAAPGLATGAVDGPWLAVAVLVPMVVFEIFGAVPIAAASWRSVRSSAERIVDVLPERMPEELRPDAGEDVEIGGTPTVRLHGVRATWPGGAPALKGVDLDLRPGERVLVAGPSGAGKSSLAAALVGFLRVEGEYRIDGRDAAGLSGPALRRIIGLCEQTPQLFDEDIRQNLLFARDTATDDELYAVLDRVGLGEWTQERGGLDARVGDRGALVSGGQAQRIALARALLRGFPVLVLDEPTAGVDPDASDALLRDLLEAAGEQSVLLISHVAPPAGTVDRVVRLEDGRTV; encoded by the coding sequence ATGACCCTTCGACCCGCTCAGGTGATCGGGGAGACGCGTCGTCAGCGGATCCGGGAGGTGCTCCGCCTCGCGCAGCCGCCGATCGGGCGATTCCTGCCCGGACTGATCTGGGGCGTGCTGTCCGCCGGTGCCGCCGTGAGCCTGCTCGCGGTCAGCGGCTGGCTCATCGTGAGCGCCTCCATCGTCGACTCGCTGGTGCCGCTGTCGATCGCGGTCGTCGGGGTGCGGTTCTTCGCCGTGACCCGAGCGGTCACCCGCTACCTGGAGCGCCTCAGCGGACACGACGCGGCCCTCCGCCAACTGGCCTCCACCCGCGCCGACATGGTGCGCCGGCTGACCCCGCTCTCTCCCGCCGGGCTCGGCGCCACGGATCGCGGCAAGGTCCTCGCCGCGCTCGTGGACGACGTCGAGAACCTGCAGAACCTGCCGCTGCGCGTGGTGCAGCCGCTCGGAGTCGCGGCCCTCGTCGCCGTGGGGGCCGTGGGCTTCATCGCGTTCGTGTCGCCGCCGGCCGCCCTCACCCTGGCCGTCTGCCTGATCGTGGCCGTCGCGGCCGCCATCGGTCTGGGCTGGGTCTTCGGCTCCCGCGCGGAGGCGCTCGTGTCCGCCCGCCGCGCCGATCTCTCCGCCGCGCTCGTCGACTACTTCGGGAGCCTCGACGTGCTCCTGGCCTACGGCGCCGAGGAGCAGGCGCGTGCGCGGATCGCTGCCGCGGACGCGGAGCTGCGCCGGGTGGTCTCCCGAGCCTCCCTCGCCCAGGCCGTCGCCGCGGGCGTGGTCTCCGCTGTCGCCGGAGCAGCTTCCGTCTGGGCCCTCGCGGCGGCAGCGCCGGGCCTCGCCACCGGAGCCGTCGACGGTCCGTGGCTCGCGGTCGCAGTGCTGGTGCCGATGGTGGTGTTCGAGATCTTCGGCGCGGTGCCGATCGCCGCGGCATCCTGGCGCAGCGTCCGCTCCAGCGCCGAGCGCATCGTCGATGTGCTGCCGGAGCGGATGCCCGAGGAGCTCCGTCCGGACGCGGGGGAGGATGTCGAGATCGGTGGCACGCCCACGGTGCGGCTGCACGGCGTCCGCGCCACCTGGCCGGGCGGCGCCCCGGCGCTGAAGGGTGTCGACCTCGATCTGCGGCCCGGCGAGCGCGTGCTGGTGGCAGGGCCGAGCGGGGCGGGCAAGAGCTCGCTCGCGGCGGCACTCGTCGGCTTCCTGCGAGTCGAGGGCGAGTACCGGATCGACGGGCGCGACGCCGCAGGGCTGTCCGGTCCGGCGCTCCGGCGGATCATCGGGCTGTGCGAGCAGACCCCGCAGCTGTTCGACGAGGACATCCGCCAGAACCTGCTCTTCGCCCGTGACACGGCGACCGACGACGAACTGTATGCCGTGCTCGACCGCGTCGGACTCGGGGAGTGGACGCAGGAGCGGGGCGGCCTCGACGCACGAGTGGGCGACCGGGGAGCGCTGGTGTCGGGCGGTCAGGCTCAGCGCATCGCTCTGGCCCGTGCGCTGCTGCGCGGCTTCCCGGTGCTGGTGCTCGACGAGCCGACGGCCGGGGTCGACCCGGATGCATCCGATGCGCTGCTGCGCGATCTGCTGGAAGCGGCGGGGGAGCAGTCGGTGCTGCTGATCTCGCACGTGGCGCCGCCCGCGGGCACGGTCGACCGGGTGGTGCGGCTCGAAGACGGCCGCACGGTCTGA
- the cydD gene encoding thiol reductant ABC exporter subunit CydD, with the protein MKPVDPRLLRYAGAARGFLAASALIGVVQTAVVIVFAWLLTDAVTGALAGRDVTSSLIWLLLTALLRGLLIAASDAAGTRAAAKTGMQLRAALIAAVGRLGPGWLAQRNQTALAVTAGHGLEALDAYFARYIPQLVLTVIATPVLVAVMWWQDWPSGLTAIITLPLIPLFLILIGMATRTVQKRQWQTLQHLAARFADTVQGLSTLRLFGRDRRAADRIEVTADEYRRETMKVLRYSFLSGFAMELLASLAVALIAVGVGFRLLSGDLTLEVGLFVLLLAPEAFLPIRQVGVQFHAAAEGVAATEDVFDVLDAAGERARAAEGVGGRDETRPLRARGVDGPPEPRMRAGIDRALVVEELRVRDLPPVSFTAEPGSITLIEGPSGSGKSSLFAALRGAVDHDGVAVFAGQDLRALSPADWLAWAGQAPGLTRGTVAANVALGDPAPDDDRVRAALDAACAETIDPTLELGVQGSGLSGGQAQRVAVARALYRHAADPGRVLALDEPSSALDPVTEERLWGSLRARADAGATILLVSHRRTARDIADRIVALGVSA; encoded by the coding sequence GTGAAACCCGTCGACCCGAGACTGCTGAGATACGCGGGTGCCGCGAGGGGGTTCCTCGCGGCATCCGCGTTGATCGGCGTCGTCCAGACCGCCGTCGTCATCGTGTTCGCCTGGCTGCTGACGGATGCCGTCACCGGGGCGCTCGCAGGCCGTGACGTCACCTCGTCGCTCATCTGGCTCCTGCTGACGGCGCTGCTGCGGGGACTGCTGATCGCGGCCTCGGACGCCGCGGGGACCCGCGCCGCCGCGAAGACCGGGATGCAGCTGCGCGCCGCCCTGATCGCCGCCGTGGGGCGACTCGGACCGGGCTGGCTGGCGCAGCGGAATCAGACGGCGCTGGCGGTCACCGCGGGCCACGGACTGGAGGCGCTCGACGCCTACTTCGCCCGCTACATCCCGCAGCTCGTGCTCACCGTGATCGCGACGCCCGTGCTCGTCGCCGTCATGTGGTGGCAGGACTGGCCGAGCGGACTCACCGCGATCATCACCCTGCCCCTCATCCCGCTGTTCCTCATCCTGATCGGCATGGCGACCCGCACCGTCCAGAAGCGGCAGTGGCAGACGTTGCAGCACCTCGCGGCCCGGTTCGCCGATACGGTGCAGGGGCTGTCGACGCTGCGGCTGTTCGGCCGGGACCGCCGGGCGGCCGACCGTATCGAGGTCACGGCGGACGAGTACCGACGCGAGACCATGAAGGTGCTGCGGTACTCGTTCCTCTCGGGCTTCGCGATGGAGCTGCTGGCCTCGCTCGCGGTGGCGCTGATCGCGGTGGGCGTGGGATTCCGGCTGCTGTCGGGCGACCTGACGCTCGAGGTGGGGCTGTTCGTGCTGCTGCTCGCGCCCGAGGCGTTCCTGCCGATCCGCCAGGTGGGCGTGCAGTTCCACGCGGCCGCCGAGGGGGTCGCCGCGACCGAGGACGTGTTCGACGTGCTGGATGCCGCGGGAGAGCGCGCCCGGGCGGCCGAGGGCGTCGGCGGGCGGGACGAGACCCGTCCTCTCCGTGCGCGAGGCGTCGACGGGCCCCCGGAACCGCGCATGCGCGCGGGGATCGACCGGGCCCTCGTTGTCGAGGAGCTCCGCGTGCGCGATCTGCCGCCCGTGTCCTTCACCGCCGAGCCCGGGAGCATCACCCTGATCGAGGGGCCGAGCGGATCGGGGAAGTCCTCGTTGTTCGCGGCGCTGCGGGGCGCGGTCGACCACGACGGAGTGGCCGTGTTCGCCGGCCAGGACCTGCGCGCGCTCTCGCCCGCCGACTGGCTCGCCTGGGCCGGGCAGGCTCCGGGGCTCACGCGCGGGACCGTCGCGGCGAACGTCGCGCTCGGCGACCCGGCCCCCGACGATGACCGTGTCCGCGCCGCGCTCGACGCCGCGTGCGCCGAGACCATCGACCCCACGCTCGAGCTCGGCGTGCAGGGCAGCGGGCTGTCGGGCGGGCAGGCGCAGCGGGTCGCGGTGGCCAGGGCCCTCTACCGGCACGCCGCCGACCCCGGGCGTGTGCTCGCGCTCGATGAGCCGTCGAGTGCACTCGACCCCGTGACCGAGGAACGGCTGTGGGGTTCGCTGCGCGCGAGGGCGGATGCCGGGGCGACGATCCTCCTCGTGTCCCACCGCCGAACGGCACGCGACATCGCCGATCGGATCGTGGCGCTGGGGGTGAGCGCATGA
- the manD gene encoding D-mannonate dehydratase ManD — protein MTIELVDVNITSPGRNFVTLKITTSDGIVGWGDATLNGRELAVASYLADHVASTLIGRDEDRIEDTWQYLYRGPYWRRGPVTMAAIAAVDMALWDIKAKKAGMPLYQLLGGASREGVRVYAHASGTDYAALKNAITGYEELGYTAVRVQTGVPGLGQIYGVSSTGPGVRYDYEPAKRSGDRPSEERWDTRTYLNHMPGVFAKIREDFGTDLRILHDGHHRMSPIEAARFAKDIEPYDLFWLEDCTPGEDQSALRLVRQHSTTPLAIGEVFNSVFDYQTLITERLIDYVRSAVTHTGGITAMKKLLDFAAIYGIRSGIHGPTDISPVGMAAALHLDLAIHNFGIQEYMPHNAETLEVFQTSFTFDKGFLHPGDQPGLGVELDETAAAGHEYTKAYLPVNRLLDGTVHDW, from the coding sequence ATGACCATCGAGCTCGTCGACGTCAACATCACCAGCCCCGGACGCAACTTCGTCACGCTCAAGATCACGACCTCCGACGGCATCGTCGGCTGGGGGGACGCGACCCTGAACGGCCGCGAGCTCGCCGTCGCCTCCTACCTCGCCGACCACGTCGCCTCCACCCTGATCGGCCGCGACGAGGACCGGATCGAGGACACCTGGCAGTACCTCTACCGTGGACCGTACTGGCGCCGCGGGCCGGTCACCATGGCAGCCATCGCCGCGGTCGACATGGCGCTGTGGGACATCAAGGCCAAGAAGGCCGGGATGCCGCTCTACCAGCTGCTCGGCGGCGCGAGCCGCGAGGGCGTCCGTGTCTACGCGCACGCCTCCGGCACCGACTACGCCGCCCTCAAGAACGCGATCACCGGATACGAGGAGCTCGGCTACACGGCCGTCCGCGTGCAGACCGGCGTGCCCGGCCTCGGCCAGATCTACGGCGTCTCGTCGACCGGACCCGGCGTGCGCTACGACTACGAGCCCGCCAAGCGCTCGGGTGACCGCCCCAGCGAGGAGCGCTGGGACACCCGCACCTACCTGAACCACATGCCCGGCGTGTTCGCGAAGATCCGCGAGGACTTCGGCACCGACCTGCGCATCCTCCACGACGGCCACCACCGGATGTCCCCGATCGAGGCCGCCCGGTTCGCGAAGGACATCGAGCCCTACGACCTGTTCTGGCTCGAGGACTGCACCCCGGGCGAAGACCAGTCGGCGCTGCGCCTCGTCCGCCAGCACTCCACCACACCGCTCGCGATCGGCGAGGTCTTCAACTCGGTGTTCGACTACCAGACGCTCATCACCGAGCGGCTGATCGACTACGTGCGCTCGGCCGTGACCCACACCGGCGGCATCACCGCGATGAAGAAGCTCCTCGACTTCGCCGCGATCTACGGCATCCGCTCCGGCATCCACGGACCGACGGACATCTCCCCGGTCGGCATGGCCGCGGCGCTGCACCTCGACCTCGCGATCCACAACTTCGGCATCCAGGAGTACATGCCGCACAACGCCGAGACGCTCGAGGTGTTCCAGACGTCGTTCACGTTCGACAAGGGCTTCCTGCACCCGGGTGACCAGCCCGGCCTCGGGGTCGAGCTCGACGAGACGGCCGCGGCCGGACACGAGTACACGAAGGCGTATCTGCCGGTGAACCGTCTGCTCGACGGGACCGTGCACGACTGGTGA
- a CDS encoding cytochrome ubiquinol oxidase subunit I — MEWLDPLVLSRWQFGLTTVYHYLFVPLTIGMALVAAIFQTAWVRTGKVQYLHLTRFFGKIFLINFAMGVVTGIVQEFQFGMNWSDYSRFVGDVFGAPLAFEGLFAFFFEATFIGLWIFGWDKLPQKLHLATIWCVSIGSILSAYFIIAANAFMQNPVGYTFNPETNRAELTDFWALLTNPVALAAFPHTIFGALMFAAGVVISVSAWHLARGQHFDTMRISLKFGLWAMIVSTAGVVLTGDQLGLAMYAAQPMKMAAAEATFNTVCGPDASFSIFTLGTPDGSSELFSIRVPYLLSLLSTHTLDACVHGINDLNAEYSQTYAATGLTDFAPILWITYWAFRWMIGLGIAAALVAVAGLWLTRKGAKKPPAPWMWKLAIWSFPLALAANIMGWVFTEMGRQPWIVFGLMTTQDGVSPGVSGVEVLISLITFTAIYAALAVVEIRLIIRAAQKGPDTEEQPHDETAQLPSVVY, encoded by the coding sequence ATGGAATGGCTTGATCCGCTCGTCCTCTCCCGATGGCAGTTCGGGCTGACGACCGTCTACCACTACCTGTTCGTCCCCCTCACGATCGGCATGGCGCTCGTCGCCGCGATCTTCCAGACCGCCTGGGTGCGTACCGGCAAGGTCCAGTACCTGCACCTGACCCGCTTCTTCGGGAAGATCTTCCTCATCAACTTCGCCATGGGCGTCGTCACCGGCATCGTGCAGGAGTTCCAGTTCGGCATGAACTGGTCGGACTACTCCCGCTTCGTCGGCGACGTGTTCGGCGCCCCGCTCGCCTTCGAGGGCCTGTTCGCCTTCTTCTTCGAGGCGACCTTCATCGGGTTGTGGATCTTCGGCTGGGACAAGCTCCCGCAGAAGCTGCACCTGGCCACGATCTGGTGCGTGTCGATCGGCAGCATCCTGTCGGCGTACTTCATCATCGCGGCCAACGCGTTCATGCAGAACCCGGTCGGCTACACGTTCAACCCCGAGACCAACCGGGCCGAGCTCACCGACTTCTGGGCGCTGCTGACCAACCCGGTCGCGCTCGCGGCTTTCCCGCACACGATCTTCGGCGCGCTGATGTTCGCCGCCGGCGTCGTGATCTCGGTCTCCGCCTGGCACCTGGCCCGCGGGCAGCACTTCGACACCATGCGCATCTCGCTCAAGTTCGGGCTGTGGGCCATGATCGTCTCCACCGCCGGCGTGGTGCTCACGGGCGACCAGCTCGGGCTCGCGATGTACGCCGCGCAGCCGATGAAGATGGCGGCCGCGGAGGCGACCTTCAACACCGTCTGCGGTCCGGACGCCTCGTTCAGCATCTTCACGCTGGGGACGCCGGACGGGAGTTCCGAGCTGTTCTCGATCAGGGTGCCGTATCTGCTGTCCCTGTTGTCCACGCACACCCTCGATGCGTGCGTGCACGGCATCAACGATCTGAACGCCGAGTACAGCCAGACCTACGCGGCCACCGGACTGACCGACTTCGCGCCGATCCTGTGGATCACGTACTGGGCGTTCCGCTGGATGATCGGCCTGGGCATCGCCGCGGCGCTCGTCGCCGTCGCCGGCCTGTGGCTCACCCGCAAGGGCGCCAAGAAGCCCCCGGCACCCTGGATGTGGAAGCTCGCGATCTGGTCGTTCCCGCTGGCCCTCGCCGCCAACATCATGGGCTGGGTCTTCACGGAGATGGGCAGGCAACCCTGGATCGTGTTCGGGTTGATGACCACGCAGGACGGCGTCTCGCCCGGTGTCAGCGGGGTCGAGGTTCTCATCTCGCTGATCACCTTCACGGCGATCTACGCCGCGCTCGCCGTCGTCGAGATCCGCCTCATCATCCGGGCCGCGCAGAAGGGGCCCGACACCGAAGAGCAACCACATGACGAGACGGCCCAGCTGCCGTCGGTCGTCTACTGA
- a CDS encoding MFS transporter: MSSSSVPGVDAPAPPPTAKRSMGDLVRAAVSGWLGTALEFMDFQLYSLAAALVFSQLFFAGEDPGMAVVLAMATYGVGYIARPVGAFVFARIGDRVGRRKVLFYTILLMGAATTLIGFLPTYEQVGILAPILLVILRLAQGFGAGAEISGAGVMLSEYAPANRRGVIASLVALGTNCGTLFASAIWALLLAVMLESDVIEWGWRIPFIGSAVIMLFALWVRFNLKESPVFEERTDVVDGKALSRDEMVKLATETNDIRTLESLDRKPIKAVIVSFFLRFGQAGNSGLVQTYLISFITITLAMSKEVGPEVVIVSSLLGFLTIPLVGFLGDRFGRRRMYIIMTALSLLLIVPTLLMINTKEVVWIFVGYALIHNISVLGLASMENISIPEIFGARNRYTLTAMVREIAAIIATGVGPIVAAAWVSAATGSILPVMILMGIFTASALVAAIVAPEWTGRDLTDPRPAM; the protein is encoded by the coding sequence ATGAGCAGTTCCTCAGTTCCCGGCGTGGATGCGCCCGCCCCGCCGCCCACGGCCAAGCGCTCGATGGGCGACCTGGTCCGCGCCGCCGTCTCCGGCTGGCTCGGCACCGCCCTGGAGTTCATGGACTTCCAGCTGTACTCGCTGGCCGCCGCCCTCGTCTTCAGCCAGCTGTTCTTCGCCGGCGAAGACCCCGGTATGGCCGTCGTCCTCGCCATGGCCACCTACGGCGTCGGCTACATCGCCCGCCCGGTCGGCGCTTTCGTGTTCGCCCGCATCGGCGACCGCGTCGGCCGCCGCAAGGTGCTGTTCTACACGATCCTGCTGATGGGCGCCGCGACCACGCTGATCGGCTTCCTGCCCACGTATGAGCAGGTCGGCATCCTCGCCCCGATCCTCCTCGTGATCCTGCGCCTCGCCCAGGGCTTCGGCGCCGGCGCCGAGATCTCGGGCGCAGGCGTCATGCTCTCCGAGTACGCCCCCGCCAACCGCCGCGGCGTCATCGCCTCGCTGGTCGCGCTGGGCACCAACTGCGGCACGCTGTTCGCCTCGGCGATCTGGGCACTGCTGCTCGCGGTCATGCTCGAGAGCGACGTGATCGAGTGGGGCTGGCGCATCCCGTTCATCGGCAGCGCGGTCATCATGCTCTTCGCCCTGTGGGTGCGGTTCAACCTCAAGGAGAGCCCGGTCTTCGAGGAGCGCACCGACGTCGTCGACGGCAAGGCGCTCTCCCGCGACGAGATGGTCAAGCTCGCCACCGAGACCAACGACATCCGCACGCTGGAGTCGCTCGACCGCAAGCCGATCAAGGCCGTCATCGTGTCGTTCTTCCTGCGCTTCGGCCAGGCGGGCAACTCGGGCCTCGTGCAGACGTACCTGATCTCGTTCATCACGATCACCCTCGCGATGTCGAAGGAGGTCGGCCCCGAGGTCGTCATCGTCTCGTCGCTCCTCGGGTTCCTCACGATCCCGCTCGTCGGCTTCCTCGGCGACCGCTTCGGCCGCCGCCGGATGTACATCATCATGACCGCGCTCTCGCTGCTGCTGATCGTGCCGACCCTCCTCATGATCAACACCAAGGAGGTCGTCTGGATCTTCGTCGGCTACGCGCTGATCCACAACATCTCGGTGCTCGGCCTCGCGTCGATGGAGAACATCTCGATCCCGGAGATCTTCGGCGCCCGCAACCGGTACACGCTCACCGCCATGGTGCGCGAGATCGCGGCGATCATCGCCACCGGCGTCGGCCCGATCGTGGCCGCCGCCTGGGTCTCGGCCGCGACCGGCAGCATCCTCCCGGTCATGATCCTGATGGGCATCTTCACCGCCTCGGCGCTCGTCGCCGCGATCGTGGCCCCGGAGTGGACGGGACGCGATCTCACCGATCCGCGTCCGGCCATGTGA
- the cydB gene encoding cytochrome d ubiquinol oxidase subunit II, with amino-acid sequence MDLATLWFWIVAFLFVGYFVLDGFDFGVGMSLPFLGKNDVSRRQVINTIGPVWDLNETWVIVAGACLFASFPEWYATLFSGFYLPLLLILLALILRGVSFEYRHQRESAAWKRGFDRMIVIGSAVPALLWGVAFGNIVQGVAIDENHIYVGGFFALLNPYALLVGITTLLLFFLHGVLFVALKTDGQVHEDAQRLAKVAAIPTVLAAAGTVVWTIGIAAGREAPLLWLVVVTGALAAVSLLSAVVLSMRKFDGRAFFAGMLTVLFAVVMLFSALFPYVMPSTIDPAFSLTIANASSTPYTLQIMSWTALVAMPLVIAYQAWTYWVFRKRVTRKSIEGAPAHA; translated from the coding sequence ATGGATCTCGCAACACTCTGGTTCTGGATCGTCGCCTTCCTCTTCGTGGGCTACTTCGTCCTCGACGGGTTCGACTTCGGCGTCGGCATGTCCCTGCCGTTCCTCGGCAAGAACGACGTCTCGCGGCGTCAGGTCATCAACACCATCGGCCCGGTGTGGGACCTCAACGAGACCTGGGTCATCGTCGCCGGCGCCTGTCTGTTCGCGTCGTTCCCCGAGTGGTACGCCACGCTGTTCAGCGGGTTCTACCTGCCGCTGCTGCTGATCCTGCTCGCGTTGATCCTGCGCGGCGTCTCGTTCGAGTACCGGCATCAGCGCGAGAGCGCGGCGTGGAAGCGCGGCTTCGACCGGATGATCGTGATCGGATCCGCCGTGCCGGCGCTGCTCTGGGGCGTCGCGTTCGGAAACATCGTGCAGGGTGTCGCGATCGACGAGAACCACATCTACGTCGGCGGCTTCTTCGCCCTGCTCAACCCGTACGCCCTGCTGGTCGGCATCACCACGCTGCTCCTGTTCTTCCTGCACGGTGTGCTGTTCGTGGCCCTCAAGACCGACGGCCAGGTGCATGAGGACGCGCAGCGTCTGGCGAAGGTCGCGGCGATCCCGACGGTGCTCGCCGCCGCGGGCACGGTCGTCTGGACGATCGGGATCGCGGCCGGCCGCGAGGCCCCGCTGCTGTGGCTCGTCGTGGTGACGGGTGCGCTCGCCGCGGTGTCGCTGCTGAGCGCGGTGGTGCTGTCGATGCGCAAATTCGACGGTCGTGCGTTCTTCGCCGGCATGCTCACCGTGCTGTTCGCCGTCGTGATGCTGTTCTCGGCCCTGTTCCCGTACGTGATGCCGTCCACGATCGACCCGGCCTTCAGCCTCACGATCGCCAACGCGTCGAGCACGCCGTACACGCTGCAGATCATGAGCTGGACCGCGCTGGTGGCCATGCCGCTCGTGATCGCCTACCAGGCATGGACGTACTGGGTGTTCCGCAAGCGCGTCACCCGGAAGTCCATCGAGGGGGCGCCGGCGCACGCGTGA
- a CDS encoding helix-turn-helix transcriptional regulator has product MANGGPVCGPISSYSRVRILHLLFEAGSSRTRAELTIAELCDATGLHPNTVREHLQRLIEGGYVIPTVEHRTTRGRPRTMYSAATGAPGASSPVARDKAKAAARRGDLMRSMLPDAASDLGREATYQLDALVEHLEESGFEPVVDDRGLTIDLSPCPHAAGRPEDRPTLCQVHLDLMQSVLNEAGGPLEAERVHDAVLPSDCTVQLRDTTAQLVEITGRLRHSTRQRPQRTGVVHGMA; this is encoded by the coding sequence ATGGCCAACGGCGGGCCCGTCTGCGGGCCGATCTCGAGCTACTCCCGGGTGCGAATCCTGCACTTGCTCTTCGAAGCGGGAAGCTCGCGGACCCGGGCCGAGCTCACGATCGCCGAGCTGTGCGACGCCACCGGGCTGCACCCGAACACGGTCCGCGAGCACCTGCAGCGCCTCATCGAGGGCGGCTACGTGATCCCCACCGTCGAGCACCGCACGACCAGAGGGCGTCCGCGCACCATGTACAGCGCGGCGACCGGGGCCCCCGGCGCGTCGAGTCCGGTCGCCCGCGACAAGGCCAAGGCCGCCGCACGCCGCGGAGACCTCATGCGGAGCATGCTCCCCGACGCGGCATCCGACCTCGGTCGCGAGGCCACCTACCAGCTCGACGCCCTCGTCGAGCACCTGGAGGAGAGCGGATTCGAGCCCGTCGTCGACGACCGCGGCCTCACGATCGACCTCAGCCCCTGCCCGCACGCCGCCGGTCGCCCGGAAGACCGGCCGACCCTCTGCCAGGTTCATCTCGACCTGATGCAGAGCGTGCTCAACGAGGCCGGCGGACCCCTGGAAGCCGAGCGAGTGCACGATGCCGTGCTGCCGTCGGACTGCACCGTGCAGCTGCGCGACACCACCGCGCAGCTGGTCGAGATAACGGGGCGGCTGCGTCACAGCACGAGGCAGCGGCCACAGAGAACAGGAGTCGTGCATGGAATGGCTTGA
- the radA gene encoding DNA repair protein RadA has product MATRKPAPPAYVCTECGWTTAKWVGRCGECQQWGTVQEQAAQTGILRRVGPVAPTAERAARPITQITTQDAPRRSSGVGEFDRVLGGGIVPGAAILLSGEPGVGKSTLLLEVAAQAARGGRRVLYASAEESPGQVRLRAERTGALHDELYLASETDLATILGHIDEVKPQLVIVDSVQTVSSSLIDGAAGQPSQVREVAATLIRIAKDRDLPIILVGHVTKDGQVAGPRVLEHLVDVVCHFEGDRQTSLRFIRSLKNRFGPTDEVGCFEMTGDGIAEVPDPSGLFLSQGATEPGTCVAISLEGRRALPVEVQALTVPSNAPNPRRIVHGLDSSRVAMVLAILERRAGIPTGSLDVYVSTVGGVRFTEPAADLAIAIAVAGSIQQISVPRTVAAVGELSLAGEIRPVTQAAQRRTEAARLGYEQVVDDRSKTLRAALGDVRARNTSRRADRDIPPF; this is encoded by the coding sequence ATGGCCACCCGAAAACCCGCTCCCCCTGCCTACGTGTGCACGGAATGCGGGTGGACGACCGCCAAGTGGGTCGGGCGCTGCGGCGAGTGCCAGCAGTGGGGCACGGTGCAGGAGCAGGCGGCGCAGACCGGCATCCTCCGCCGCGTGGGCCCGGTCGCGCCGACCGCTGAACGCGCCGCGCGACCGATCACGCAGATCACGACGCAGGATGCTCCGCGCCGTTCGAGCGGCGTCGGCGAGTTCGACCGCGTGCTCGGGGGCGGCATCGTGCCCGGCGCAGCCATCCTCCTCAGCGGTGAACCCGGCGTCGGCAAGTCGACGCTGCTGCTCGAGGTCGCCGCCCAGGCCGCGCGCGGCGGGCGCCGCGTCCTGTACGCGAGCGCCGAGGAATCTCCCGGTCAGGTGCGTCTGCGTGCCGAGCGCACCGGCGCCCTGCACGACGAGCTGTACCTGGCGAGCGAAACCGACCTGGCGACCATCCTCGGACACATCGACGAGGTGAAGCCGCAGCTCGTGATCGTCGACTCCGTGCAGACGGTCTCGTCGTCGCTGATCGATGGCGCCGCCGGGCAGCCGAGCCAGGTGCGCGAGGTCGCGGCGACGCTGATCCGCATCGCGAAGGACCGCGACCTGCCGATCATCCTCGTCGGGCACGTCACGAAAGACGGTCAGGTCGCCGGCCCCCGGGTGCTCGAGCACCTGGTCGACGTCGTGTGTCATTTCGAGGGCGACCGGCAGACGTCGCTGCGCTTCATCCGGTCTCTCAAGAACCGCTTCGGACCGACCGACGAGGTCGGCTGCTTCGAGATGACCGGCGACGGCATCGCCGAGGTGCCCGACCCCTCCGGCCTCTTCCTCTCCCAGGGCGCGACCGAGCCGGGGACCTGCGTCGCGATCTCGCTGGAGGGCCGCCGGGCACTCCCGGTGGAGGTGCAGGCGCTCACGGTGCCCAGCAACGCGCCGAACCCGCGCCGCATCGTGCACGGCCTCGACTCCTCGCGGGTCGCGATGGTGCTGGCGATCCTCGAGCGCCGGGCGGGCATCCCCACCGGCAGCCTCGACGTCTACGTGTCGACGGTGGGAGGCGTGCGCTTCACGGAGCCCGCGGCCGACTTGGCGATCGCGATCGCGGTGGCAGGATCCATCCAGCAGATCTCGGTGCCCCGCACGGTCGCGGCGGTCGGCGAGCTCAGCCTGGCCGGCGAGATCCGCCCGGTGACCCAGGCGGCGCAACGACGGACGGAGGCGGCACGGCTCGGCTACGAGCAGGTCGTCGACGATCGGTCGAAGACGCTCCGCGCGGCACTCGGAGATGTGCGGGCACGCAACACGTCCCGCCGCGCCGACCGCGACATCCCGCCGTTCTGA